A DNA window from Syntrophobacterales bacterium contains the following coding sequences:
- a CDS encoding acyl-[ACP]--phospholipid O-acyltransferase, translating into MPAKGFGIFKKQAFSAVFVTQFLGAFNDNLFRATFSGFVMYKLVDISAYSKQLITSLAVGLFMLPFLLFSALAGEITDKYRKDLIFKILKLCEVIIVSLAVCGFVVQNPIMLLAVLFLMGAHSAFFGPAKYSILPDILKEKELLAGNGFFEAGTYLAILQGTIIGGLIMSGEGSGLFLTSIFIVSVAVTGLIASLFIPNVKAAAPQSEISFNFLKSTFVNMKFAAVKREILLCILGLSWFWLVGAVLISQIPGFSRNVLNADGNVYTFLLTLFSCGIGVGAIWCQSLLKGEISGRYVPISSILMTIFLLDLAFSSLGITVTGDVQTLDSFLTSGVGIRISLDLFLLAVCGGLFIVPLNAMLQIFAEDKIRSRVIATNNIINALFMVAGSGVCAFLLSMNLSIANVFLCLAVANAFVAIYICGLLPEHLIRSVVLRLLKVFYKVEVAGLNNFKKLPKEAVIVANHTSFLDVALMWAYLPGVFFAVNSHVAKQWWMRPLLHLVKHFPIDPLSPMAVKSIINEVKQGKKVVVFPEGRITTTGGLMKVYPGSAMIVSKTEAPILPVYIDGSQYSIFGHFARKFKKRPTSRIKMNILPPQKMQMNPDLFGKAQRLDAAAKLYAIMAETKYKSTIPDKSLFEGLVDAFNLVGGKKKVLEDLSRKPLSFASMMTGIFTLGKAMANQTRQGEYVGLMLPGSNAAVVAFFGMHAYGRIPCMINFSGGVKSILASVKAVKIKTVYTSFEFIQRAHLGEVVAALETEGIKVISLEDVKKEIGFWDKAAAFAKAQMPLRYAAKVKPDDAAVVMFTSGSEGLPKGVVLSHRNIQANRAQFNAVADIGLLDSFFNAMPIFHAFGLTVGMLLPLLGGVKVFMYPSPLHYKIVPELIYDTNSTVMFGTDTFLRGYAKAAHPYDFYSIRFTLVGAEKVKEETFKTWFERFGVRLFEGYGATETAPILSLNLPMNFKLGTVGRLLPGIESRLEKVPGVENGGRLFVKGQNIMKGYLKPEQPGILQTLDDGWYDTGDIVNIDNEGFVKILGRAKRFAKIAGEMVSLSAVETEISAYWSDGMHAAVAVPDDRKGEQLILFTTNKEITRLDVAARFKSAGISELAVPKQVVVLDTMPIIGTGKTDYVKLNEEAAKEL; encoded by the coding sequence ATGCCGGCAAAAGGATTTGGAATCTTTAAAAAACAGGCGTTCTCGGCAGTATTTGTTACCCAATTTTTAGGCGCGTTTAACGACAATCTGTTTCGGGCTACGTTCTCTGGTTTCGTGATGTATAAACTGGTTGATATATCAGCTTACAGCAAGCAGCTTATTACAAGCCTGGCGGTTGGATTATTTATGCTGCCTTTCCTTTTGTTTTCTGCATTAGCAGGAGAGATTACGGACAAATATCGCAAAGATTTGATTTTCAAGATTTTAAAATTGTGTGAAGTGATCATCGTATCTTTGGCGGTATGCGGTTTTGTTGTTCAAAATCCAATCATGTTGCTTGCTGTTTTGTTCCTTATGGGCGCTCATTCGGCTTTCTTTGGCCCTGCGAAATACAGCATCCTGCCTGATATCTTAAAAGAAAAAGAGTTGCTGGCAGGAAACGGCTTTTTTGAAGCAGGCACATATTTGGCTATTTTGCAAGGGACTATCATTGGCGGTTTAATAATGTCCGGCGAAGGATCCGGATTATTTCTAACGTCCATTTTTATTGTTTCTGTGGCTGTTACAGGATTGATTGCCAGTTTGTTTATTCCGAATGTTAAGGCGGCAGCGCCTCAAAGTGAAATCAGTTTTAATTTTTTGAAATCCACTTTTGTAAATATGAAATTCGCGGCGGTTAAAAGGGAGATTTTGCTGTGCATTCTGGGTTTGTCCTGGTTTTGGCTGGTTGGGGCGGTTTTAATCTCGCAAATCCCAGGATTTTCCCGAAATGTCCTTAACGCTGACGGAAATGTTTATACTTTTCTATTAACATTGTTTTCATGCGGTATCGGCGTTGGAGCCATTTGGTGTCAATCGTTATTAAAGGGTGAAATATCCGGCAGGTATGTGCCGATAAGCTCTATTTTGATGACAATTTTTTTACTGGATTTAGCATTCTCAAGTTTGGGCATCACTGTGACGGGAGACGTTCAAACATTAGATTCTTTTCTGACGTCAGGCGTAGGAATACGCATTTCTTTGGATCTGTTTTTATTGGCTGTTTGCGGCGGATTGTTCATAGTGCCCTTGAATGCGATGTTGCAAATATTTGCTGAAGACAAAATCCGCTCTCGGGTCATTGCGACAAATAACATTATCAATGCGCTTTTTATGGTGGCCGGATCAGGAGTGTGCGCGTTTTTGTTATCTATGAATTTAAGTATTGCTAATGTTTTTCTTTGCTTAGCCGTGGCAAATGCCTTTGTTGCAATTTATATTTGCGGATTGCTGCCGGAACATTTAATCCGTTCTGTTGTGTTGCGTCTCTTAAAGGTATTTTATAAAGTTGAGGTTGCGGGGTTGAATAACTTTAAAAAACTTCCAAAAGAGGCTGTCATTGTGGCAAATCACACTTCTTTTCTGGATGTAGCTTTGATGTGGGCGTATTTGCCGGGTGTGTTTTTTGCAGTTAACTCGCACGTTGCAAAACAGTGGTGGATGCGTCCTTTGCTGCATTTGGTAAAACACTTTCCGATTGATCCGTTGAGTCCAATGGCAGTGAAATCCATTATTAATGAAGTAAAGCAAGGGAAAAAAGTCGTTGTCTTTCCGGAAGGCAGAATTACGACAACAGGCGGTCTTATGAAGGTCTATCCTGGTTCCGCTATGATTGTAAGCAAAACCGAAGCTCCTATTTTGCCTGTTTATATTGACGGGTCGCAGTACTCTATATTTGGGCATTTTGCACGTAAATTCAAAAAGAGGCCGACAAGCCGTATCAAGATGAACATTCTGCCTCCGCAAAAAATGCAAATGAATCCAGATTTGTTTGGGAAAGCACAACGTCTGGATGCAGCGGCAAAGTTGTATGCCATTATGGCAGAAACCAAGTATAAGAGTACAATCCCGGACAAAAGTTTGTTTGAGGGCCTTGTTGATGCGTTTAATCTTGTCGGCGGCAAGAAAAAGGTATTAGAAGATTTATCGCGCAAGCCATTGTCGTTTGCTTCAATGATGACAGGCATTTTTACCTTAGGCAAAGCAATGGCCAACCAAACGCGGCAGGGAGAATATGTCGGGCTTATGCTGCCTGGTTCGAATGCGGCTGTTGTTGCTTTCTTTGGAATGCATGCATACGGCCGCATACCTTGCATGATTAATTTTTCAGGCGGTGTAAAGAGTATTTTAGCCTCTGTAAAAGCAGTGAAAATCAAGACGGTTTACACATCTTTCGAATTTATTCAAAGAGCACATTTGGGAGAAGTTGTTGCTGCCTTAGAGACTGAAGGCATTAAAGTCATCAGCTTGGAAGATGTTAAAAAAGAAATTGGTTTTTGGGATAAAGCAGCGGCGTTTGCAAAAGCGCAGATGCCTCTGCGATATGCCGCCAAGGTGAAGCCGGACGATGCGGCGGTTGTCATGTTTACATCCGGCTCGGAAGGACTGCCTAAAGGAGTTGTTTTAAGCCATAGGAATATTCAAGCCAACCGCGCTCAGTTCAATGCTGTTGCTGACATAGGATTGCTGGACAGCTTTTTTAATGCAATGCCGATATTCCATGCGTTTGGACTGACAGTCGGTATGCTGTTGCCGTTGCTTGGGGGCGTCAAGGTCTTTATGTATCCGTCTCCCTTGCATTATAAAATCGTGCCTGAGTTGATTTACGATACAAACTCGACTGTTATGTTTGGAACAGATACATTTTTGCGTGGTTATGCAAAAGCAGCGCATCCTTACGATTTTTATTCAATACGGTTTACACTTGTAGGCGCCGAAAAAGTGAAAGAAGAAACTTTTAAGACATGGTTTGAAAGGTTTGGCGTTCGGTTGTTTGAAGGATATGGAGCGACTGAGACGGCTCCGATTTTATCTCTCAATTTACCCATGAATTTCAAATTGGGAACAGTAGGACGTTTGCTGCCGGGCATTGAATCCCGCCTTGAAAAAGTACCCGGAGTAGAAAATGGCGGTCGACTGTTTGTCAAGGGGCAGAATATTATGAAAGGCTATTTGAAGCCTGAACAACCAGGTATACTGCAAACGCTGGATGACGGCTGGTACGACACAGGCGATATTGTGAATATTGACAACGAAGGGTTTGTGAAAATTCTGGGCCGTGCGAAACGGTTTGCCAAAATTGCAGGAGAAATGGTAAGCCTGTCAGCCGTTGAAACTGAAATCTCTGCTTATTGGAGCGATGGTATGCACGCAGCTGTAGCCGTTCCAGACGATAGAAAAGGAGAGCAATTGATTTTGTTCACAACGAACAAAGAAATAACAAGGCTGGATGTGGCAGCGCGTTTCAAATCTGCCGGAATAAGCGAGCTTGCCGTACCAAAGCAGGTTGTAGTGTTGGATACTATGCCAATAATAGGAACAGGCAAGACGGATTACGTTAAGTTGAATGAAGAAGCCGCAAAAGAACTGTAG